A window from Fibrobacter sp. UWB11 encodes these proteins:
- a CDS encoding M48 family metallopeptidase encodes MNWKGQQVAVVRSKRKKTASIMIERDGSISVLVPENMNENLIIEILDSKEYSIIKNQTLWHIANDGKETHPFVNGQTFMFKGQNYALIYKDKASAEVEFVDDSFLMNSSVKDPHAAFEKFYKSECRKFLTERFEVYKNKIPVQPQKIGVRQMSTRWGSCTPSGNVNINWNCVMAPQFVFDYILVHELVHLKYHRHNNDFWQTVGFIIPDFEMAKDWLLRNGVKMVI; translated from the coding sequence TTGAACTGGAAAGGCCAGCAAGTAGCAGTAGTTCGCTCAAAAAGAAAAAAAACTGCTTCAATAATGATAGAACGAGATGGTTCTATTTCCGTTCTTGTGCCCGAAAATATGAATGAAAACTTGATAATTGAAATTCTTGATTCAAAAGAATATTCAATTATCAAGAATCAAACACTTTGGCATATTGCAAATGATGGTAAAGAAACCCATCCATTTGTAAATGGACAGACATTTATGTTTAAAGGGCAGAATTATGCTTTGATTTATAAAGACAAAGCCTCTGCAGAAGTTGAATTTGTAGATGATTCGTTTCTTATGAATTCAAGTGTAAAAGACCCTCACGCTGCTTTTGAGAAATTCTATAAATCCGAATGCAGAAAGTTTTTAACAGAGCGGTTTGAAGTTTACAAAAACAAGATTCCTGTTCAGCCACAAAAAATCGGAGTAAGACAAATGTCTACGAGATGGGGATCTTGCACACCGAGTGGTAATGTCAATATTAATTGGAACTGCGTAATGGCGCCTCAATTTGTATTCGACTATATTTTGGTGCATGAATTAGTGCACTTAAAATACCATAGGCACAACAACGATTTTTGGCAGACAGTAGGATTTATCATCCCAGATTTTGAAATGGCTAAGGATTGGTTATTGAGAAACGGCGTGAAAATGGTGATATAA
- a CDS encoding type I restriction endonuclease subunit R — MSEYLSVEKPFLEKLREIGWRVIDHGNNGIPQDPTVSLRTNFNDWALKSVFSEKVKDLNNWITDEQVEQCWDKIITQHGKLLEVNESTFTMLRKGIPLEGKNEATGEENPTVQLVAFGKDYEKNDFTAINQFRINTPGTAKPFIIPDIVCFVNGLPWIVIECKDEDVAEPMSEAFDQIQRYANLRNDEEDEYAEVEGKEQLYYPNLFSVITHGKEARFGTISSDFDFYYNWRDIFPEEYRTIDIGDDEQSVRQEVIIRGMFNKEILIDLLQNFTLFMTLKAGNKIKVLARYNQYRATGKMIERLKAGKTWQERSGVIWHTQGSGKSLTMVFLVKKMRSTFELKGFKILMVVDRLDLEGQLLANAKLTGEAPEKPIATKSRGANDNYPILADLADNTPDLNLVMIHKFGDNQQYTPEYLAKHDLVPVYEKLELINSSDKILILIDEAHRTQGGDMNAALFQAFPNASRIGFTGTPLMKKTDRLSTSQRFGQPDERYIDTYKMNDAVSDHETVDIKYIGKVVTSDLDDSEGFAQAFEEIFNARTEKERLEIMKRYGGMEAYLESNDRVKRISEDLFAHYVTEVLPNGFKAMVVSSSITAACRYSVQLRKLITKQLEIEQAKPIDEQDEYVINRLNKLQVKTVISSPGNNAEAYILKEYKEGCSKGVLESFCKNYSDEIGKEDSNIGILCVCDRLLTGFDAPILQVMYLDKNLREQNLMQAIARVNRTKKHKDHGIVVDYFGVLKNLQKALGIYTDQDKEEAKLELDDFDKYFSNIAKEKPELELRYNALIQFFSDTLKIANATGYFDQTLSSEDDTKFVNEVLEAMKKVEYRAKFDTLLGRYLSQIDLLFSEVDVQQAHWIRAKRLGYLVYRIGYFFHDKTMDLKFASRKVRQLIDKYVKSTGVDTKFSQMEIMSDDFVKIKSDYKNQKSQASAIEYALRYHIKVILGSKDPGLYQKFNTSINSILQTYKDNWEAQISEFEELQKELASGEKKDTRFKSVQPAFHNILTSFVPEAEKNKEIDDKLAKLVIENIWPKVCEYIKIDHLWKKPAETQKLQDAMAKELRMSGFKELKDQNKEISLQFQNLCKSNYNELLKFVKTKVAN; from the coding sequence ATGTCAGAGTATTTAAGCGTCGAAAAACCGTTTTTAGAAAAACTAAGAGAAATTGGCTGGAGAGTTATTGACCATGGCAATAACGGCATTCCTCAAGACCCCACTGTATCACTCCGAACTAATTTCAATGATTGGGCTTTAAAATCCGTCTTCTCAGAAAAAGTAAAAGACCTGAATAATTGGATTACTGACGAACAGGTTGAACAGTGTTGGGACAAAATCATAACCCAGCATGGAAAGCTTTTGGAAGTCAACGAATCTACCTTCACAATGCTTCGCAAAGGTATACCCCTTGAAGGGAAAAACGAAGCAACAGGAGAAGAAAATCCTACAGTTCAACTAGTCGCCTTTGGTAAAGACTATGAGAAGAATGACTTTACCGCAATCAACCAATTTAGAATCAATACACCAGGAACTGCAAAACCGTTCATTATTCCTGACATCGTCTGCTTTGTCAATGGACTCCCTTGGATCGTAATTGAATGTAAAGACGAAGATGTCGCGGAACCAATGAGCGAAGCATTTGACCAGATTCAGCGATATGCAAATCTTAGAAATGACGAAGAAGATGAATACGCTGAAGTAGAGGGAAAAGAACAGCTTTACTATCCGAATCTTTTTAGTGTAATTACACATGGTAAAGAAGCTCGATTTGGAACTATCTCTTCTGACTTCGATTTTTACTATAACTGGCGAGACATTTTCCCAGAAGAATACAGAACCATAGATATCGGCGATGACGAACAAAGCGTTCGCCAAGAAGTAATAATCCGTGGCATGTTCAATAAGGAAATCTTAATTGACTTGCTTCAGAACTTTACACTCTTCATGACTTTAAAAGCCGGGAACAAGATAAAGGTTCTTGCCCGTTACAACCAATATCGTGCAACAGGAAAGATGATTGAACGATTGAAAGCTGGTAAGACATGGCAAGAGCGAAGTGGCGTTATCTGGCATACACAGGGTTCTGGAAAAAGTCTTACAATGGTTTTCCTTGTAAAAAAGATGCGCTCAACCTTTGAACTCAAAGGATTCAAAATTCTTATGGTTGTTGACCGCCTTGATTTGGAAGGCCAACTTTTAGCAAATGCCAAACTTACAGGCGAAGCTCCTGAAAAACCGATTGCAACAAAATCTAGAGGTGCAAACGATAATTATCCAATTCTTGCCGATTTGGCCGATAACACGCCAGACCTAAATCTGGTCATGATTCATAAATTTGGAGACAATCAGCAATATACACCGGAGTACCTTGCAAAGCACGATTTAGTTCCCGTTTATGAAAAACTGGAACTCATAAATTCAAGTGACAAGATACTTATTCTCATCGACGAGGCTCATCGTACGCAAGGTGGTGATATGAATGCAGCCTTGTTCCAGGCATTCCCTAATGCTAGCCGTATTGGTTTTACTGGCACGCCGTTAATGAAAAAAACGGACAGGCTTTCTACAAGTCAGCGTTTTGGACAACCTGATGAACGGTACATCGACACTTACAAAATGAATGACGCTGTAAGCGATCATGAAACAGTAGATATCAAATACATTGGCAAAGTTGTCACTTCTGATCTTGATGACAGCGAAGGCTTTGCTCAGGCTTTTGAAGAAATATTCAATGCTCGTACCGAAAAAGAACGACTTGAAATCATGAAACGATATGGTGGAATGGAAGCCTATCTTGAAAGTAACGATCGAGTAAAACGAATCAGTGAAGATTTATTCGCGCATTACGTTACAGAAGTTCTTCCAAATGGCTTCAAGGCAATGGTCGTAAGTTCAAGCATCACCGCAGCCTGTCGCTACAGTGTTCAACTTCGTAAACTTATCACAAAGCAATTGGAAATTGAACAGGCTAAACCTATAGACGAACAGGATGAATACGTCATCAACAGATTGAACAAGCTTCAGGTAAAAACGGTTATTTCAAGTCCTGGAAATAATGCAGAAGCTTATATCCTTAAAGAATACAAGGAAGGGTGTTCAAAGGGCGTTTTGGAATCGTTCTGTAAAAATTATTCGGACGAAATAGGTAAAGAAGACTCAAACATTGGCATTCTCTGTGTTTGTGACCGTTTGCTAACAGGTTTTGATGCACCTATCTTGCAGGTTATGTATCTTGATAAAAATCTACGAGAACAGAATCTCATGCAAGCGATAGCCCGTGTAAACAGAACGAAAAAGCATAAAGACCATGGTATTGTGGTTGATTACTTTGGTGTCCTTAAAAACCTACAAAAAGCACTTGGAATTTATACAGACCAAGATAAGGAAGAAGCAAAACTCGAACTTGATGATTTTGATAAATACTTCTCAAATATTGCAAAGGAAAAGCCAGAGCTTGAACTTCGCTACAATGCGTTAATTCAGTTTTTTTCTGATACTTTAAAAATTGCAAATGCAACTGGATATTTTGACCAGACTTTGTCCTCAGAAGACGATACTAAATTCGTGAATGAAGTTCTTGAGGCCATGAAAAAGGTGGAATATCGAGCAAAGTTTGATACACTTTTGGGAAGATATTTAAGTCAAATTGATTTATTGTTCTCCGAAGTTGATGTTCAGCAGGCTCATTGGATTCGAGCAAAACGCCTTGGATACCTTGTTTATCGTATCGGCTATTTCTTCCATGATAAAACAATGGACTTGAAATTTGCAAGCCGTAAAGTTCGTCAGTTGATTGATAAATACGTGAAAAGTACAGGAGTTGACACCAAATTTTCTCAGATGGAAATTATGAGTGACGACTTTGTTAAAATAAAGAGTGACTACAAAAATCAAAAGTCGCAAGCTTCAGCTATCGAATACGCTTTACGATATCATATTAAAGTAATCCTCGGTTCAAAGGATCCGGGACTTTATCAAAAGTTTAATACGAGTATTAACAGTATTCTTCAAACATACAAAGACAACTGGGAAGCCCAAATTTCTGAATTTGAAGAGCTCCAAAAAGAATTAGCTTCTGGAGAAAAAAAGGACACCCGTTTTAAATCTGTACAACCCGCATTCCATAACATTCTGACTAGTTTTGTTCCTGAAGCGGAAAAGAATAAAGAAATAGATGATAAACTCGCAAAACTTGTTATAGAAAATATTTGGCCTAAAGTATGTGAGTATATAAAAATCGACCATCTATGGAAAAAGCCCGCAGAAACCCAAAAATTGCAGGATGCAATGGCTAAGGAGCTGCGTATGAGCGGATTTAAGGAACTTAAAGACCAAAACAAAGAAATTTCATTACAATTCCAGAATCTTTGTAAGAGTAACTACAATGAACTTCTAAAATTTGTTAAAACCAAGGTAGCAAATTGA
- a CDS encoding restriction endonuclease subunit S, which translates to MSASVWKIRKLGTIASLHARIGWQNLRTTEFLDSGDYYLITGTDFEDGHVNFDTCHYVEKKRFNQDANIQLQIGSILITKDGTLGKVAYIDKLNKPATLNAGVFNVVVKDEQTEKKYLFHLLKSPALMNYATIKSTGGTIKHLNQNVLIKFPVISPKDIEEQKHIADILSTCDTVIQNTQKTIDKHKAIKQGMMLDLFTRGLTKDGKLRPSYKEAPELYKESELGIIPKDWDISDFGDIGSLAMCKRVFQYETTDEGEIPFYKIGTFGANPDAYISKTLYESYRNLFSYPNKGDILISASGTIGRTVIFDGKPAYFQDSNIMWLAHDERRILNNYLYYLYKTITWNLEGSTIKRLYTDNFKKIKVSFPKDKLEQDEIAKRLSSIDLAIQKEDAILEKYKNIKTGLMARLLTPPKDAVIIDETEE; encoded by the coding sequence ATGAGTGCTAGTGTTTGGAAAATAAGAAAATTAGGAACAATAGCCTCATTGCACGCACGTATTGGATGGCAAAACCTTAGAACAACAGAATTTCTTGATTCAGGTGATTACTATTTAATAACAGGAACTGATTTTGAAGATGGACATGTAAATTTTGATACATGTCATTATGTTGAAAAGAAGAGATTCAATCAGGATGCGAATATTCAACTGCAAATAGGAAGCATTCTTATAACTAAAGATGGAACTTTAGGTAAAGTTGCATACATTGATAAATTAAATAAGCCAGCAACATTAAATGCGGGTGTTTTTAATGTTGTTGTCAAAGATGAGCAAACAGAAAAAAAATATTTATTTCATCTGTTGAAATCACCGGCATTAATGAATTATGCTACAATAAAATCAACAGGTGGTACCATTAAACACCTTAATCAGAATGTCTTAATAAAATTCCCAGTTATTTCACCCAAAGATATAGAAGAACAAAAACACATCGCCGACATTCTCTCAACCTGCGACACTGTAATTCAAAACACACAAAAGACGATTGACAAACACAAAGCCATAAAGCAAGGCATGATGCTGGATTTGTTTACCCGCGGTCTCACAAAAGACGGAAAACTACGCCCATCCTACAAAGAAGCACCAGAGCTTTATAAAGAAAGTGAATTAGGAATTATTCCGAAAGATTGGGATATAAGTGACTTTGGAGATATCGGCTCATTGGCAATGTGCAAACGAGTTTTTCAATACGAAACGACAGATGAAGGAGAAATTCCTTTTTATAAAATTGGGACTTTTGGAGCTAATCCTGACGCATATATTTCTAAAACATTATATGAATCATATAGGAATCTCTTTTCTTATCCAAATAAAGGAGATATTCTCATTTCTGCATCTGGGACAATCGGCAGAACTGTTATTTTTGACGGTAAACCTGCTTATTTTCAAGATTCGAATATAATGTGGTTGGCTCACGATGAGAGAAGAATTTTAAATAATTATTTGTATTATCTTTATAAAACTATAACTTGGAATCTAGAAGGTTCAACAATAAAGAGATTATATACAGATAATTTTAAGAAAATAAAAGTGTCTTTTCCAAAGGATAAATTAGAACAAGACGAAATCGCAAAACGTCTATCATCCATAGATTTAGCAATCCAAAAGGAAGATGCTATTCTCGAAAAATACAAAAACATTAAAACAGGACTTATGGCACGTCTTTTGACTCCGCCAAAAGATGCGGTAATTATTGATGAAACAGAGGAGTAA
- a CDS encoding type IA DNA topoisomerase, translated as MILLVAEKPSVANQHYKPMLERIEGEKFTQGDGCLIGKNHCITWCVGHLITLAPLDAYPGFEGGWRLSNLPLLPEKFKLMEIESTRKQLAVVRDMMSKADVLVNGADAGREGNLIFDLILDYTPDFRKKQIKRLWVNSYVAKDLDKAWKNLEDATERLNLSYAARLRQRADWMVGLNATRAYTLTAGRGKMISVGRVQTPTLNLVVERDAIVEQFKELFYYSVVGTWKGFQAQYVRYEKKEVKGDSGSEAGMTMQEIASGDTPPRNDKSAPSDKQSNLKVAIFEKEEPAQAVIDKCSPPEEATIAKIDIQQKKQFPQKPFDLTELQKEGNKRFKYSAQQVLDCAQNLYEKKLLTYPRTDSQYLPDTMQQEAYALAQRLATPQEKSVMRSGNENFVFINSSKVTDHFAIIPTGEEPQNLPEMEENIYKLAKERFVQAWLKPYVWSEMEVLLEAGNEKGDSGTEAGMTAEARVSPELFRLKLKRNEDLGFRALVKEEKKKPSKKKKGDAGTESGMTSEAKGADAEGKGDGDDITNIVETFPEWNLGDHAPFDSLELQKKKKSKPKYFTEATLLAAMKTAGKQIENEELAEAMKERGLGTPATQAGIIETLKKRGFIEAQKNYLVSTQRGREVIALMDEKVKSPEMTGEWEFKLSQVEKGKLTPIEFRDGIVNYVKELFEHLRQKYGSQFERETVTDAIPCPKCSSPLEIAPWGYVCKNEECGFKAGHTIAGRTLSHAEMATLLKTGKSDLLSGFKSKKGTTFSATLTLGDDGNIGFEFSDDARAKTPTNYKCPKCGKTLLDSGNRLICEGSDITTSNNENGDPTLTPDTAPTCDFVFYKTIAGHVMSDTEIAELFSNGTTEIISGFLTKKGTTFNAKVVWDKDFKTTFAFENDGHFHGTETKFNCPLCKKKLEENKNAIFCPACNFTLFKSVAGKKLRVADIKALLTGGKTELLTGFKSKKGTEFDAYLKLGEDGRTNFEFVHRDLPCPCCGDQLRFRSGTTTQTPNGEVQTLAAYVCMNPACNYGIPKTFFQREFKDEEVETLLKNKSTPILEPFKKNDTTFRAALELREGGKIAFNKLTVEVIKKG; from the coding sequence ATGATTTTACTCGTCGCCGAAAAACCTTCTGTTGCCAATCAGCATTACAAGCCAATGTTGGAGCGTATTGAGGGTGAAAAGTTTACACAAGGCGACGGATGCCTGATCGGCAAGAACCATTGCATCACGTGGTGCGTGGGTCACTTGATTACGCTTGCTCCGCTGGACGCCTATCCCGGTTTCGAGGGCGGTTGGCGACTTTCGAACTTGCCGCTTTTGCCCGAAAAATTCAAGTTGATGGAAATCGAGAGCACGCGAAAGCAGCTTGCTGTGGTGCGCGACATGATGTCGAAGGCAGACGTGCTTGTGAACGGCGCGGACGCGGGCCGTGAAGGTAATTTGATTTTCGACTTGATTCTCGACTACACGCCGGACTTTCGCAAAAAGCAGATCAAGCGCTTGTGGGTGAACAGCTATGTGGCGAAAGATTTGGACAAGGCTTGGAAGAATCTGGAAGACGCTACAGAGCGTTTGAACTTGAGCTATGCGGCAAGGCTCCGCCAGCGTGCCGACTGGATGGTCGGGCTGAATGCAACTCGTGCATACACGCTCACTGCCGGGCGCGGAAAGATGATTTCTGTGGGGCGCGTGCAGACACCGACGCTCAACCTAGTCGTGGAACGCGATGCGATTGTCGAGCAGTTCAAGGAACTGTTTTATTACAGCGTTGTAGGAACGTGGAAAGGGTTCCAGGCGCAGTATGTAAGATATGAAAAGAAAGAAGTAAAAGGCGATTCCGGCTCGGAGGCCGGAATGACAATGCAAGAGATTGCTTCGGGGGACACGCCCCCTCGCAATGACAAATCAGCCCCATCGGACAAGCAAAGCAATCTCAAAGTTGCGATTTTCGAGAAAGAAGAGCCGGCGCAAGCAGTTATAGACAAATGCTCACCACCGGAAGAAGCGACGATTGCAAAGATCGACATCCAGCAGAAAAAGCAGTTCCCGCAAAAACCGTTCGACTTGACGGAACTGCAAAAAGAGGGCAACAAGCGTTTTAAATACAGCGCCCAACAAGTTCTGGATTGCGCACAAAACTTGTACGAAAAGAAGTTGCTCACCTACCCGCGTACAGACTCGCAATATCTGCCAGACACGATGCAGCAAGAAGCTTACGCTCTTGCACAAAGACTAGCCACACCGCAAGAAAAATCCGTCATGCGTAGCGGCAACGAAAACTTTGTCTTCATCAACTCTAGTAAAGTCACGGACCACTTTGCCATCATCCCTACGGGGGAAGAGCCGCAAAATCTCCCTGAAATGGAAGAGAACATCTACAAGCTCGCAAAGGAACGCTTTGTGCAGGCATGGCTCAAGCCGTATGTCTGGAGTGAAATGGAGGTGCTGTTAGAGGCTGGCAACGAGAAAGGCGATTCCGGCACTGAGGCCGGAATGACAGCTGAGGCGAGAGTCTCGCCAGAACTGTTCCGTTTAAAGCTCAAGCGGAATGAAGATTTGGGATTCCGCGCACTGGTCAAGGAAGAAAAGAAGAAACCGTCGAAAAAGAAAAAAGGCGATGCCGGAACAGAGTCCGGCATGACAAGTGAAGCGAAGGGAGCAGATGCCGAAGGCAAAGGCGATGGCGATGATATCACGAATATCGTCGAGACATTCCCGGAATGGAATCTTGGGGACCATGCGCCATTTGACAGCTTGGAACTGCAAAAGAAAAAGAAGAGCAAGCCCAAGTACTTCACCGAAGCAACACTCCTCGCCGCAATGAAAACGGCTGGCAAGCAAATCGAAAACGAAGAACTTGCCGAAGCCATGAAAGAACGCGGTCTCGGAACGCCAGCCACGCAAGCAGGCATCATCGAGACGCTCAAAAAGCGCGGATTCATCGAAGCGCAAAAGAATTACCTTGTCAGCACCCAGCGCGGACGCGAAGTCATCGCGCTTATGGACGAGAAAGTCAAATCGCCCGAAATGACTGGCGAATGGGAATTCAAGCTTTCGCAAGTCGAAAAAGGCAAACTCACGCCAATAGAATTCCGCGACGGCATCGTGAATTACGTCAAGGAACTCTTCGAACATCTGCGTCAAAAATACGGCAGCCAGTTTGAACGAGAAACCGTCACTGATGCGATTCCCTGCCCGAAATGTTCTAGCCCACTCGAAATTGCGCCGTGGGGCTATGTCTGCAAAAACGAAGAATGCGGTTTCAAGGCGGGCCACACCATTGCAGGCCGCACACTGAGCCACGCCGAAATGGCGACACTCCTCAAAACAGGCAAGTCCGATTTGCTCAGCGGATTCAAGAGCAAAAAAGGAACAACATTCAGCGCCACGCTCACATTAGGCGATGACGGCAACATCGGCTTTGAATTTTCCGATGACGCCCGCGCCAAAACGCCGACCAATTACAAGTGTCCCAAGTGCGGCAAGACGCTTTTGGATTCCGGGAACCGCCTCATCTGCGAAGGGAGCGACATCACCACATCGAATAACGAAAATGGCGACCCGACGCTTACGCCGGACACAGCCCCGACTTGCGACTTCGTTTTCTACAAAACGATTGCCGGGCACGTCATGAGCGATACGGAAATTGCAGAACTTTTCAGCAATGGTACAACCGAAATCATCAGCGGATTCTTGACCAAGAAAGGCACGACTTTCAACGCCAAAGTCGTCTGGGACAAGGATTTCAAGACGACATTCGCTTTCGAAAACGATGGACATTTCCACGGCACCGAAACTAAGTTCAACTGTCCGCTCTGCAAAAAGAAACTCGAAGAAAACAAGAACGCCATTTTCTGCCCCGCTTGTAACTTCACCTTGTTCAAATCCGTTGCGGGCAAAAAGCTCCGCGTAGCAGACATCAAGGCTCTCCTCACCGGCGGCAAGACCGAACTTTTAACCGGATTCAAGAGCAAGAAAGGGACTGAATTCGATGCCTACTTAAAGCTCGGCGAAGACGGTCGCACGAATTTTGAATTTGTCCATAGAGACCTCCCCTGCCCTTGTTGCGGCGACCAGCTGCGATTCCGTAGCGGCACGACCACGCAAACGCCAAACGGCGAAGTGCAAACGCTTGCGGCATACGTGTGCATGAACCCCGCCTGCAATTACGGGATTCCCAAGACGTTCTTCCAGCGTGAATTCAAAGACGAAGAAGTCGAAACGCTTTTAAAGAACAAATCCACACCCATCCTTGAACCGTTCAAGAAAAATGACACAACGTTCAGGGCAGCACTAGAACTCCGCGAAGGCGGCAAGATTGCGTTCAACAAGCTCACCGTAGAAGTGATTAAGAAAGGGTAA
- the sufB gene encoding Fe-S cluster assembly protein SufB, with product MSENYKYGFVTDIENEAFEKGLNEDIIRRASALRGEPQFMLDFRLKAYEKLKTMEQPNWGELHFNPVDLQDIVYYSAPKTKKSHEKIEDVDPELLATFEKLGIPLDEQKRLANVAVDAVFDSVSIYTSHKKKLMEMGIIFCSISDAIKEYPELIEEYLGSVVPAGDNYFAALNSAVFGDGSFVYIPPGVKCPMDLSTYFRINNKEAGQFERTLIIADDDASVSYLEGCTAPEFSSKQLHSAIVELVAKENAKIKYSTVQNWYAGDRETGAGGVYNFVTKRGKCAGKNSRISWTQVETGSAITWKYPSCILQGDNSVGEFYSVALTNGHMQADTGTKMIHIGKNTKSTIISKGISADCSSNAYRGEVSIRKSATGARNYTQCDSMLVGTKSAAHTFPYITVANASAQTEHEATTSRISEDQLFYFESRGIKREDAIQAMVGGFCKDVFKELPGEFATEARQLLTLKLEHSVG from the coding sequence ATGAGCGAAAATTACAAATACGGATTTGTCACTGATATTGAAAACGAAGCCTTCGAAAAAGGTCTTAACGAGGATATCATCCGCAGGGCGTCAGCGCTCCGTGGCGAACCGCAGTTCATGCTCGATTTCCGCTTGAAGGCTTACGAAAAGCTCAAGACGATGGAACAGCCCAACTGGGGCGAGCTCCACTTCAATCCTGTCGATTTGCAGGACATCGTCTATTACTCCGCACCGAAGACCAAGAAGAGCCACGAAAAGATCGAAGATGTCGATCCGGAACTCTTGGCGACTTTTGAAAAGCTCGGCATCCCGCTCGACGAACAGAAGCGTCTTGCAAACGTTGCCGTCGATGCCGTGTTCGATTCCGTCAGCATTTACACAAGCCACAAGAAGAAGCTCATGGAAATGGGCATCATCTTCTGCTCCATCAGCGACGCCATCAAGGAATACCCGGAACTCATCGAGGAATATCTAGGTAGCGTGGTCCCCGCTGGCGACAACTACTTTGCAGCTCTCAACAGCGCAGTCTTTGGCGACGGAAGCTTCGTCTACATTCCGCCTGGAGTCAAGTGCCCAATGGACCTTTCCACCTACTTCCGCATCAACAACAAGGAAGCAGGCCAGTTCGAACGCACGCTGATTATCGCCGATGACGACGCGAGCGTGAGCTACCTCGAAGGCTGTACCGCTCCGGAATTTTCGAGCAAGCAACTCCATAGCGCCATTGTGGAACTCGTGGCCAAAGAAAACGCCAAAATCAAATATTCTACCGTGCAGAACTGGTACGCGGGCGACCGCGAGACGGGAGCCGGCGGTGTCTATAACTTTGTTACAAAGCGCGGCAAGTGTGCCGGCAAAAACAGCCGCATCAGCTGGACCCAAGTCGAAACGGGTTCTGCCATCACGTGGAAGTACCCGAGCTGCATCTTGCAAGGCGACAATTCCGTCGGTGAATTCTACAGCGTGGCCCTCACGAACGGCCACATGCAGGCAGACACCGGCACGAAGATGATCCACATCGGCAAGAACACCAAGAGCACGATTATTTCTAAGGGCATCAGCGCCGATTGCTCCAGCAACGCCTACCGCGGCGAAGTGAGCATCCGCAAGTCCGCTACAGGCGCCCGCAACTACACCCAGTGCGACAGCATGCTTGTCGGTACCAAGAGCGCCGCCCACACGTTCCCCTACATCACCGTCGCAAACGCAAGCGCCCAGACCGAGCACGAAGCTACGACCAGCCGCATCAGCGAAGACCAGCTGTTCTACTTCGAGAGCCGCGGCATCAAGCGCGAAGACGCCATCCAAGCGATGGTGGGCGGATTCTGCAAAGATGTGTTCAAGGAACTCCCTGGCGAGTTCGCCACAGAGGCCCGCCAACTGTTGACTTTAAAACTCGAACATAGCGTAGGCTAA